In one Corallococcus sp. EGB genomic region, the following are encoded:
- the yihA gene encoding ribosome biogenesis GTP-binding protein YihA/YsxC, producing the protein MIKILDARFVTTAVELKGLPTDHAAEVAFVGRSNVGKSSMINALTNRRKLVRVSNTPGRTRTLNFFDVDLDRDGVRHTVRLADLPGYGFAKASKADKAQWQEMITTYLKNRHRLEVVVSIIDAEVGPSPEDLQTLDYLQEYNRRILVVATKVDRLTKAQRKPRLHKLAEQLELPREAVLPFSSTEKLGVEEVWGTLLDTFGKATRV; encoded by the coding sequence TTGATCAAGATCCTCGACGCCCGCTTCGTCACCACCGCCGTGGAGCTCAAGGGGCTGCCCACGGACCACGCCGCGGAGGTGGCCTTCGTCGGCCGCTCCAACGTCGGCAAGTCGTCCATGATCAACGCCCTGACGAACCGGCGGAAGCTGGTGCGCGTGTCCAACACGCCGGGGCGCACCCGCACGCTCAACTTCTTCGACGTGGACCTGGACCGCGACGGCGTGCGCCACACGGTGCGCCTGGCGGACCTGCCCGGCTACGGCTTCGCCAAGGCGAGCAAGGCGGACAAGGCCCAGTGGCAGGAGATGATCACCACCTACCTCAAGAACCGGCACCGGCTGGAGGTGGTGGTGAGCATCATCGACGCGGAGGTGGGTCCCTCGCCGGAGGACCTGCAGACGCTGGACTACCTGCAGGAGTACAACCGCCGCATCCTGGTCGTGGCCACCAAGGTGGACCGGCTGACGAAGGCGCAGCGCAAGCCCCGGCTGCACAAGCTGGCCGAGCAGCTGGAGCTGCCCCGCGAGGCGGTCCTCCCGTTCTCCTCCACGGAGAAGCTGGGCGTGGAGGAGGTATGGGGCACGCTGCTGGACACCTTCGGCAAGGCCACCCGCGTCTGA
- a CDS encoding DUF1552 domain-containing protein, translating into MFSRRTVLKGMAAGLFAPYFHDVYAQSSALPARLVLVLECNGVYPRALLSTGTRAALGGRANTSDRIFWDAYKDTPLVREGDNLASAISLGPLAASSGNIDLVNRSAVLLGLSNLIAGGGHSSGTGGLSCAVNGAGATFDAVIAPRLRRGAPFDVLRLGTSSARVSIVYETCALGPRKPAGIIVNPSLAFDSTFGSLLGGSTSGRDRKMLFDFALADSRKALAAFSGNSNERLKLERYVSSLESLRTREAQLTGMADRVRPYLPPVPKDNPLITGAGSPPDSLKWFEAQFQIATASLLGGLTNTVVLATGTSGFDVSYGPDVSDTPRHNLQHGLDAGQNWEKVAEVTRRHVQLVANLARTLAATPEVGASGTMLDHTAIVFMSDNGEQHHSTSREWPKLVVGGNALGLKTDGRTIVYPKYDAARNRQVSNLFNTLGHAFGDAAFNTFGQEGSTRIAPGPLSELFG; encoded by the coding sequence ATGTTCTCGCGACGAACCGTCCTGAAGGGCATGGCCGCTGGCCTCTTCGCGCCCTACTTCCACGACGTCTACGCCCAGTCGTCAGCGTTGCCGGCGCGCCTGGTGCTGGTCCTCGAGTGCAATGGCGTCTACCCCCGCGCGCTCCTGAGCACGGGCACCCGCGCGGCGCTGGGTGGCCGCGCCAACACCTCCGACCGCATCTTCTGGGACGCGTACAAGGACACGCCGTTGGTGCGTGAGGGCGACAATCTCGCCAGCGCGATCAGTCTCGGGCCGCTGGCGGCGTCTTCCGGCAACATCGACCTGGTGAACCGCTCCGCCGTGCTGCTGGGGCTTTCGAACCTCATCGCGGGCGGCGGGCACTCCAGCGGGACGGGCGGGTTGAGCTGCGCGGTGAACGGCGCGGGCGCGACCTTCGACGCGGTGATCGCACCTCGCCTGCGCCGGGGCGCCCCGTTCGACGTGCTGCGCCTGGGCACCAGCTCCGCGCGCGTGTCGATCGTGTACGAAACCTGCGCGCTCGGCCCCCGCAAGCCCGCGGGCATCATCGTCAACCCGTCGCTCGCGTTCGACAGCACCTTCGGCTCGCTGCTCGGCGGTTCGACGAGTGGGCGCGATCGCAAGATGCTCTTCGACTTCGCGCTGGCCGACTCGCGCAAGGCGCTGGCGGCGTTCAGCGGCAACTCCAACGAGCGGCTGAAACTGGAGCGCTACGTCTCCTCGCTCGAGTCGCTGCGCACGCGGGAGGCTCAGCTCACAGGCATGGCGGACCGCGTGCGGCCCTACCTGCCGCCGGTGCCGAAGGACAACCCGCTGATCACCGGAGCGGGCTCGCCGCCCGACTCGCTGAAGTGGTTCGAGGCGCAGTTCCAGATCGCCACGGCGTCCCTTCTGGGGGGGCTGACGAACACGGTCGTGCTGGCGACGGGCACTTCGGGCTTCGACGTGTCCTACGGCCCGGACGTGAGCGACACCCCGCGGCACAACTTGCAGCACGGCCTGGATGCGGGGCAGAACTGGGAGAAGGTCGCCGAGGTCACCCGCCGCCACGTGCAGTTGGTGGCGAACCTGGCGAGGACGCTGGCCGCCACGCCCGAGGTTGGCGCGAGCGGCACGATGCTGGATCACACGGCGATCGTCTTCATGTCCGACAACGGCGAGCAGCACCACTCCACCTCGCGCGAGTGGCCGAAGCTCGTGGTGGGCGGCAACGCGCTGGGCCTGAAGACCGACGGGCGCACGATCGTGTACCCGAAGTACGACGCGGCCCGGAACCGGCAGGTCTCCAACCTCTTCAACACGCTCGGCCACGCGTTCGGAGACGCGGCCTTCAACACCTTCGGGCAGGAGGGCAGCACGCGCATCGCGCCGGGGCCGCTGAGCGAGCTGTTTGGCTGA
- the coaE gene encoding dephospho-CoA kinase (Dephospho-CoA kinase (CoaE) performs the final step in coenzyme A biosynthesis.): MRVFGLTGGIASGKSTVSRMLRELGARVLDADVLAREVVEPGTPGLKRIDERFPGVVGPDGRLDRVKLGAHIFADASERAALNAIVHPEVRALFLQKLQALEAEGVTHAVYDVPLLIETGLHTAMEGVAVVWVPRDVQKARLMARDGLTEAQAEARLAAQMALDDKRAHATWVIDNSGTPEATRPQVEAVWRAMLAHG; this comes from the coding sequence GTGCGAGTCTTCGGCCTGACGGGCGGCATCGCCTCCGGCAAGAGCACGGTGAGCCGGATGCTGCGGGAGCTGGGCGCGCGCGTGCTGGACGCGGACGTGCTCGCCCGGGAGGTGGTGGAGCCCGGCACCCCCGGCCTGAAGCGCATCGATGAACGCTTCCCCGGCGTGGTGGGCCCCGACGGCCGCCTGGACCGGGTGAAGCTGGGCGCGCACATCTTCGCGGACGCCTCGGAGCGGGCCGCCCTCAACGCCATCGTGCACCCGGAGGTGCGCGCCCTCTTCCTCCAGAAGCTCCAGGCACTGGAGGCGGAGGGCGTCACCCACGCCGTCTACGACGTGCCGCTGCTCATCGAGACGGGCCTGCACACGGCGATGGAGGGCGTGGCCGTGGTGTGGGTGCCCCGGGACGTGCAGAAGGCGCGGCTGATGGCGCGCGACGGCCTCACGGAAGCTCAGGCGGAGGCGCGGCTCGCAGCGCAAATGGCGCTGGATGACAAGCGCGCGCACGCGACGTGGGTCATCGACAACAGTGGGACGCCGGAGGCCACCCGTCCCCAGGTGGAAGCGGTGTGGCGGGCGATGCTCGCACACGGCTGA
- a CDS encoding DUF6178 family protein encodes MSQNGKTNGGGSPLAPREERQRWMRLTPRQRVTALFDAEDTAALVRSLPAEDLYVTIQEVGLADSTELVQLASPAQFRTFVDLGGWTKDKLDPHAVLTWLRAARGDELEDFLRKVHAVDLEVVETLLKEFTVVHDLEENPDVNPQGVTVETPEGRYLVELKAEGIEMSAMRALLNDLIAENPFEAVRLFEAVRWEIPSELEETAFQFRRARLADLGFPSLEDALTLFSRVDVPPRPTGAGTPALTASGGHVDYLEAAFRDLSDVERMNAEDELREVANAVLVAELGDPGDLDAVRRVGEWVRDYLSLGLEHLTGADPTKAPEVLRDTPLRRVFQVGFTLTLQLKYRADRLFKRPFMKLDDVPLVLPEEAAGLEALRRKRPRRALRVPGAEAVPFRSLREVAGSEALLARAEAQVAALAALLGGSEDAAHTVMARFGVSLDVLGVERLWAAVVSMAVLEERVDVRPVPLGRTVELGQRLFEGTPDAPRLRASAAERAVAALSPAVPEAAREELRRVVNVTLAGLLSELGPAWLREGRLDVIASAVLPMESAPVP; translated from the coding sequence GTGTCCCAGAACGGCAAGACGAATGGTGGTGGTTCGCCCCTCGCGCCTCGCGAGGAGCGTCAGCGGTGGATGCGCCTGACCCCGCGCCAGCGGGTGACGGCGCTCTTCGACGCGGAGGACACGGCCGCGCTGGTGCGCTCGCTGCCCGCGGAGGACCTCTACGTCACCATCCAGGAGGTGGGGCTGGCGGACTCGACGGAGCTCGTGCAACTGGCGTCGCCCGCGCAGTTCCGCACCTTCGTGGACCTGGGCGGCTGGACGAAGGACAAGCTGGATCCGCACGCGGTGCTCACCTGGCTGCGCGCCGCGCGCGGCGACGAGCTGGAGGACTTCCTCCGCAAGGTGCACGCGGTGGACCTGGAGGTGGTGGAGACGCTCCTCAAGGAGTTCACCGTCGTCCACGACCTGGAGGAGAACCCGGACGTCAATCCGCAGGGCGTGACGGTGGAGACCCCGGAGGGGCGCTACCTGGTGGAGCTGAAGGCGGAGGGCATTGAGATGTCCGCCATGCGCGCGCTCCTCAACGACCTCATCGCAGAGAACCCCTTCGAGGCCGTGCGCCTCTTCGAGGCCGTGCGCTGGGAGATCCCCTCCGAGCTGGAGGAGACCGCGTTCCAGTTCCGCCGCGCGCGCCTGGCGGACCTGGGCTTCCCCTCGCTGGAGGACGCGCTGACCCTCTTCAGCCGCGTGGATGTACCGCCGCGCCCCACGGGGGCGGGGACGCCCGCGCTCACCGCCTCGGGCGGCCACGTGGACTACCTGGAGGCGGCCTTCCGGGACCTGTCCGACGTGGAGCGGATGAACGCGGAGGACGAGCTGCGCGAGGTGGCCAACGCGGTGCTCGTCGCGGAGCTGGGCGACCCGGGGGACCTGGACGCCGTGCGCCGCGTGGGCGAATGGGTGCGCGACTACCTGTCGCTGGGCCTGGAGCACCTGACGGGCGCGGACCCGACGAAGGCTCCGGAGGTGCTGCGGGACACGCCGCTGCGCCGCGTCTTCCAGGTGGGCTTCACGCTGACGCTCCAGCTCAAGTACCGCGCGGATCGCCTCTTCAAGCGGCCCTTCATGAAGCTGGATGACGTGCCGCTGGTGCTCCCGGAGGAGGCCGCCGGGCTGGAGGCCCTGAGGCGCAAGCGTCCCCGGCGCGCGCTGCGCGTCCCCGGCGCGGAAGCCGTGCCGTTCCGTTCGCTGCGGGAGGTGGCAGGTTCGGAAGCGCTGCTCGCGCGGGCGGAAGCGCAGGTGGCGGCGCTGGCCGCGCTGCTGGGAGGCTCCGAGGACGCGGCGCACACCGTGATGGCGCGCTTCGGCGTGTCGCTGGACGTGCTGGGCGTGGAGCGGCTGTGGGCGGCGGTCGTGTCCATGGCCGTGCTGGAGGAGCGCGTGGACGTGCGGCCCGTGCCGCTGGGGCGCACGGTGGAGCTGGGCCAGCGCCTGTTCGAAGGCACTCCGGACGCTCCCCGCCTGCGCGCGAGCGCGGCGGAGCGCGCGGTGGCGGCGCTGTCGCCCGCGGTGCCGGAAGCTGCGCGCGAGGAGCTGCGTCGGGTGGTGAACGTCACGCTGGCGGGGCTGCTGTCGGAGCTGGGCCCGGCGTGGCTGCGGGAAGGCCGCCTGGATGTGATCGCCTCCGCGGTGCTTCCGATGGAGAGCGCGCCGGTCCCGTAG
- a CDS encoding DUF1588 domain-containing protein yields MNRVLLLAGLLSLVACKGNIGPNTHNGGPNNPDGGSSGDLGAACVVQSVLANRCASCHGALPTQGATMPLRTLHDMRVSSAMDGTLSNAQRALIRMRDDAAPMPPAPHERASAAERAALETWIGEGMPLCSGTDGPPVTAVAEPNLLDQSALFTCTEGVRSDAPTRIRRMNRREFTRNVGGSVERSWTGFSFYDNPLDPSAIEQYSSWATDETLDEATVELFLPVVGAAASPWTMNYPDGNRMERVFTDSRFRCMFEDANPSDACKRFHLGQMLEFGVFFRPPTEDELTRLTAFATAVIAQEPSYSPQIRAESITRISNAAWMMTGAMFRREMGGEPADGRVELTSLELGSQLAYALAGRAPSATPSFVWPYYSAPREGHLADVALAAKDGSLTQDATTAALITKYLGGVDANQNGTPRFDLVQDYNEDQRSKRGQYWLGDGVAGFFREWLGYGHVSAVFKESPAATSRFELEGLGYISSVSYDNLLTNFHPLEPTFIQQFDDLIARVVVEDQDVLANLLTTRTFYVPSMQNAAYDSHKGLSHPYNVSEILPATVAGRWKTLPATERAGVLTHPVWLASHGGNFEDDPSIVHRGKWVRENLLCGFVPPLSSVQVAAQVGPHAADKNARRRLQEATAGAQCQGCHRLMEPLGLPFEIYNHAGFLRARDHSPSGGWTTPDGSSTLTSMPDPALDGPVRDAVELSERLATSRHVKRCFVRQAFRYFMGRPENLSDACTLTRMEQAYDQNRGSFSKMLTTLMTSDTWKTRRVPQAGE; encoded by the coding sequence ATGAACCGCGTCCTCCTGCTGGCCGGACTGTTGAGCCTCGTTGCGTGCAAGGGCAACATCGGGCCAAACACCCACAACGGCGGCCCCAACAACCCAGACGGTGGGTCCAGTGGGGACCTGGGCGCCGCGTGCGTGGTGCAGTCGGTGCTCGCCAATCGCTGCGCCAGCTGTCACGGCGCGCTGCCGACCCAGGGGGCGACGATGCCGCTGCGCACCCTGCACGACATGCGGGTGAGCTCGGCGATGGATGGGACGCTCAGCAACGCCCAGCGCGCGCTCATCCGGATGCGCGACGACGCGGCTCCGATGCCGCCGGCCCCGCATGAGCGCGCGAGCGCAGCCGAACGCGCCGCGCTCGAGACCTGGATCGGGGAGGGCATGCCCCTCTGCAGTGGCACGGATGGCCCGCCCGTGACCGCCGTGGCCGAGCCCAACCTGCTCGATCAGTCCGCGCTCTTCACCTGCACCGAGGGCGTGCGCTCGGATGCGCCGACGCGCATCCGCCGCATGAACCGGCGCGAGTTCACCCGCAACGTCGGTGGCTCGGTCGAGCGCAGCTGGACCGGGTTCAGCTTCTACGACAACCCGCTCGATCCCAGCGCCATCGAGCAGTACAGCTCCTGGGCCACGGACGAGACGTTGGACGAGGCCACGGTGGAGCTCTTCCTGCCGGTGGTCGGCGCGGCCGCATCGCCATGGACGATGAACTACCCGGACGGCAACCGGATGGAGCGTGTCTTCACCGACAGCCGCTTCCGCTGCATGTTCGAGGACGCCAACCCGAGCGACGCCTGCAAGCGCTTCCACCTCGGCCAGATGCTCGAGTTCGGCGTCTTCTTCCGCCCGCCCACCGAGGATGAGCTCACGCGCCTCACCGCCTTCGCGACCGCGGTCATCGCGCAGGAGCCGAGCTACTCCCCACAAATCCGCGCGGAGTCCATCACGCGGATCTCCAACGCCGCGTGGATGATGACGGGCGCCATGTTCCGCCGCGAGATGGGCGGCGAGCCGGCCGACGGCCGCGTGGAGCTGACCAGCCTCGAGCTGGGCTCGCAGCTGGCCTACGCGCTGGCAGGGCGCGCGCCCTCGGCCACGCCGAGCTTCGTGTGGCCGTACTACTCCGCGCCCCGCGAGGGGCATCTGGCGGACGTGGCCCTTGCCGCGAAGGATGGCTCGCTCACGCAGGATGCGACGACCGCCGCGCTGATCACGAAGTACCTGGGCGGCGTCGACGCCAACCAGAACGGGACCCCGCGCTTCGATCTGGTGCAGGACTACAACGAGGATCAGCGCTCCAAGCGCGGGCAGTACTGGCTGGGTGACGGCGTCGCGGGCTTCTTCCGCGAGTGGCTCGGCTACGGGCATGTGTCCGCGGTGTTCAAGGAGTCCCCGGCGGCGACCTCGCGCTTCGAGCTCGAGGGGCTCGGCTACATCAGCTCGGTCTCGTACGACAACCTGCTCACCAACTTCCATCCGCTGGAGCCGACCTTCATCCAGCAGTTCGACGATCTCATCGCGCGGGTGGTCGTCGAGGATCAGGACGTGCTGGCGAACCTGCTCACCACACGCACCTTCTACGTGCCCTCCATGCAGAACGCGGCGTACGACTCGCACAAGGGCCTCTCTCACCCCTACAACGTCAGCGAGATCCTCCCGGCGACCGTCGCGGGCCGCTGGAAGACGCTGCCCGCCACCGAGCGCGCGGGCGTGCTGACCCACCCGGTGTGGCTGGCGTCGCATGGCGGCAACTTCGAGGACGATCCGTCCATCGTCCACCGCGGCAAGTGGGTGCGCGAGAACCTCCTGTGCGGCTTCGTCCCGCCGCTCAGCAGCGTGCAGGTGGCGGCCCAGGTCGGCCCTCACGCCGCCGACAAGAACGCGCGCCGCCGCCTGCAGGAGGCGACCGCCGGAGCGCAGTGTCAGGGCTGTCACCGTCTGATGGAACCCCTCGGCCTGCCCTTCGAGATCTACAACCACGCGGGCTTCCTGCGCGCGCGGGATCACTCGCCCAGCGGGGGCTGGACCACGCCGGACGGAAGCTCGACACTCACGTCGATGCCAGACCCCGCGCTGGACGGTCCGGTGCGCGACGCGGTGGAGTTGAGCGAGCGCCTGGCGACCTCGCGGCACGTGAAACGCTGCTTCGTGCGACAGGCCTTCCGCTACTTCATGGGACGCCCGGAGAACCTGAGCGACGCCTGCACGCTGACGCGGATGGAGCAGGCCTATGATCAGAACAGGGGCTCGTTCTCCAAGATGCTGACCACGCTGATGACCAGCGACACCTGGAAGACGCGGCGTGTGCCGCAGGCAGGAGAGTGA
- a CDS encoding multiheme c-type cytochrome, which produces MSSRAFRVFSALLLALCGGLAGAADFTGPDSCKGCHPEAYDAWMKSKHARATETLADTQKKDARCLSCHAPDQAEQQLSAVTCETCHGGGQYYSPSYVMKDPELARLVGLVDPSEKQCRTCHDASSPSLRPFDFKEALKAIDHWSAERARRQQTRADAAPSTPAPATAKK; this is translated from the coding sequence ATGTCTTCTCGTGCCTTCCGGGTCTTTTCCGCCCTCCTGCTCGCCCTCTGCGGCGGCCTCGCCGGCGCCGCGGACTTCACGGGCCCCGACAGCTGCAAGGGGTGTCACCCGGAGGCGTACGACGCGTGGATGAAGTCCAAGCACGCCCGGGCCACGGAGACGCTGGCGGACACGCAGAAGAAGGACGCGCGCTGCCTGTCCTGCCACGCGCCGGACCAGGCGGAGCAGCAGCTGTCGGCCGTCACCTGCGAGACGTGCCACGGCGGCGGCCAGTACTACTCGCCGTCCTACGTGATGAAGGACCCGGAGCTGGCGCGGCTGGTGGGGCTGGTGGACCCGTCGGAGAAGCAGTGCCGCACGTGCCACGACGCGTCCTCGCCGTCCTTGCGCCCGTTCGACTTCAAGGAAGCGCTGAAGGCCATCGACCACTGGTCCGCCGAGCGCGCCCGCAGGCAGCAGACCCGCGCGGACGCGGCCCCCTCCACGCCGGCTCCCGCCACGGCGAAGAAGTAA
- a CDS encoding glycosyltransferase, with the protein MRREDARVGQEPLRLVQFTRSFHIGGTEVQVLELLRGLPSSYQLQVSVLEDAGPLMGAVWKLGHAPEVFPLKGSLAQPNTLLQIHRMARWLKRQRVQLVHVHDFYSSIVAVPAAKLAGAKVIVGRLDLSHWQGKARRLLHAQMTRMADHVVANAEAIRQMLMREEGLPASRISVIHNGLDLPRFDARAAEGLKDALPDTGGTPTVIHVANMNHPVKRQEDVLLALAMLRHEGTRLNAWFVGDGPRRPALEKMAHELGVADGVHFLRHRTDVPAVYGQATFGVLCSKAEGMSNAVMEGMAAGLPMVVTRVGGNPDLIADGERGLVVEPERPAQLAQAFRRLLSQPQEARKMGEAARSFVARELSLEKLVRRHDALYRQVAGLPPG; encoded by the coding sequence ATGCGGCGTGAGGATGCGCGGGTGGGGCAGGAGCCCCTCCGCCTGGTGCAGTTCACCCGGTCGTTCCACATTGGCGGCACCGAGGTCCAGGTGCTGGAGCTGCTGCGAGGCCTGCCCTCCAGCTACCAGTTGCAGGTGTCGGTGCTGGAGGACGCCGGGCCCCTGATGGGCGCGGTGTGGAAGCTGGGCCACGCTCCGGAGGTGTTCCCGCTCAAGGGGTCGCTCGCGCAGCCCAACACGCTGTTGCAGATCCACCGGATGGCGCGCTGGCTCAAGCGCCAGCGCGTGCAACTGGTGCACGTGCACGACTTCTACTCCAGCATCGTCGCGGTGCCGGCCGCGAAGCTCGCGGGCGCGAAGGTCATCGTCGGACGGCTGGACCTGTCCCACTGGCAGGGCAAGGCGCGCCGCCTGCTGCACGCGCAGATGACCCGCATGGCGGACCACGTCGTCGCCAACGCGGAGGCCATCCGCCAGATGCTGATGCGCGAGGAGGGGCTGCCCGCCTCGCGCATCTCCGTCATCCACAACGGCCTGGACCTGCCGCGCTTCGATGCCCGCGCCGCGGAAGGACTCAAGGACGCGCTGCCGGACACCGGCGGCACGCCCACGGTCATCCACGTGGCCAACATGAATCACCCCGTGAAGCGGCAGGAGGATGTGCTCCTCGCGCTTGCCATGCTGCGTCATGAGGGGACGCGGCTGAACGCATGGTTCGTGGGAGACGGGCCGCGCCGGCCGGCGCTGGAGAAGATGGCGCACGAGCTGGGGGTGGCGGACGGGGTGCACTTCCTGCGGCACCGCACGGACGTTCCGGCCGTCTACGGGCAGGCCACGTTCGGCGTGCTGTGCTCCAAGGCGGAGGGCATGTCCAACGCGGTGATGGAGGGCATGGCGGCGGGGCTGCCCATGGTGGTGACGCGGGTGGGCGGCAACCCGGACCTCATCGCGGATGGCGAGCGGGGGCTGGTGGTGGAGCCGGAGCGGCCCGCCCAGCTGGCCCAGGCCTTCCGCCGGCTGCTGTCCCAGCCCCAGGAGGCCCGGAAGATGGGCGAGGCCGCCCGGAGCTTCGTCGCCCGCGAGCTGTCCCTGGAGAAGCTCGTGCGCCGGCATGACGCGCTGTACCGCCAGGTGGCAGGACTTCCCCCGGGCTGA
- a CDS encoding ornithine cyclodeaminase family protein has protein sequence MPTLLLSAKDLRGLYTVELGLEAVERAFLAHGRGDALMPPKVYLSLPKYDGDFRAMPAFLDGAAGVKWVNAHPQNPRKHGLPTVRAVYVLSDPDTASPLAILDGTLLTAWRTGAAGGIASKYLAKKQPRTLGLVGCGVQARVLIDAHRALFGDLQLLLADVSPQAAEALQKEKGGRVVSLQEASGADIVCSATPARAPVVRREWVQAGAHINAMGADAPGKQELDPRLLVDGRVFIDDADQALHSGEVNVPLHDGLLKPEQIAGTLGEVVAGRKPGRTGTEVTVFDSTGLAVQDVALARALYDVALAKGAGQRFDLVDEG, from the coding sequence ATGCCCACCCTCCTCCTCAGCGCCAAGGACCTGCGCGGCCTCTACACCGTCGAGCTCGGTCTGGAAGCCGTCGAGCGTGCATTCCTGGCCCATGGCCGTGGCGACGCGCTCATGCCCCCCAAGGTGTATCTGTCCCTGCCGAAGTACGACGGCGACTTCCGCGCCATGCCCGCGTTCCTCGACGGCGCGGCTGGCGTGAAGTGGGTCAACGCCCATCCCCAGAACCCGCGTAAGCACGGCCTGCCCACGGTGCGCGCCGTGTACGTGCTCAGTGACCCCGACACCGCGTCCCCGCTGGCCATCCTGGACGGCACGCTGCTCACCGCGTGGCGCACCGGCGCCGCGGGCGGCATCGCGTCCAAGTACCTGGCGAAGAAGCAGCCCCGTACGCTGGGGCTCGTGGGCTGCGGCGTGCAGGCGCGCGTGCTTATCGACGCGCACCGCGCCCTCTTCGGTGACCTGCAGCTGCTCCTGGCGGACGTGTCCCCGCAGGCCGCGGAGGCCCTCCAGAAGGAGAAGGGCGGCCGCGTGGTCAGCCTCCAGGAGGCCTCCGGCGCGGACATCGTCTGCTCCGCCACGCCCGCGCGCGCCCCCGTGGTCCGCCGCGAGTGGGTCCAGGCCGGCGCCCACATCAACGCCATGGGCGCGGACGCCCCCGGCAAGCAGGAGCTGGATCCGCGGCTGCTCGTCGACGGGCGCGTCTTCATCGACGACGCGGATCAGGCGCTCCACTCCGGCGAGGTGAACGTCCCGCTGCACGACGGGCTCCTCAAGCCCGAGCAGATTGCCGGAACCCTGGGCGAGGTCGTCGCGGGCCGCAAGCCCGGCCGCACCGGCACCGAGGTCACCGTCTTCGACTCCACCGGCCTCGCCGTGCAGGACGTAGCCCTGGCCCGCGCGCTCTATGACGTCGCCCTGGCCAAGGGCGCGGGCCAGCGGTTCGACCTGGTCGACGAAGGCTGA
- a CDS encoding O-antigen ligase, producing the protein MGAGAEGKRRDVLAFFMLTGFAAVMYAVPGEWIPALEPLRLALLTSGLAAGLMVMRRIGKAEPIYFDGARGIALLAFSSLAFCSVAWSVNPDVTRVQGVELLKLTAIYLTLVNVLTTPRRLAVVCGAMVLGAIVTSIGVINWYIVGENMVEGFRSRWVGVYADPNHMAMNMVLVVPLAVAFLARKSTPWVFRVLCAVSAVLAVVAIVLSHSRGGFIGLSVAMAMWAIREKRRMQAIVLGTVFVAGLAVFAPKSFWERNETVAAFHEDASAMGRVYAWQVASRMSLDRPLLGVGAGGFRYAWFQYAPPEAHRAYVAHNIFLDVIGELGWVGLLCFLVFSGGAVGGAAAASADTEMGWLARALLASVAGYLICDLFSGYILSAHCYVLFGLAASAHRIAQARERALTVGRQPAMKPAPVATWEGSGHAA; encoded by the coding sequence ATGGGAGCGGGCGCGGAGGGGAAGCGTCGCGACGTACTGGCTTTCTTCATGCTCACGGGGTTCGCGGCGGTGATGTACGCCGTGCCGGGTGAGTGGATTCCCGCGCTGGAGCCGCTGCGGCTCGCGCTGCTGACGTCCGGGCTGGCCGCGGGCCTGATGGTGATGCGCCGCATCGGCAAGGCCGAGCCCATCTACTTCGATGGCGCGCGGGGCATCGCGCTCCTGGCGTTCTCGTCGCTGGCGTTCTGCTCGGTGGCGTGGAGCGTGAACCCGGACGTGACACGCGTCCAGGGCGTGGAGCTGCTCAAGCTCACGGCCATCTACCTGACGCTCGTCAACGTCCTCACCACGCCCAGGCGGCTGGCGGTGGTGTGCGGCGCCATGGTGCTGGGCGCCATCGTGACGTCCATTGGCGTCATCAACTGGTACATCGTTGGCGAGAACATGGTGGAGGGCTTCCGTTCGCGCTGGGTCGGCGTGTACGCGGACCCCAACCACATGGCCATGAACATGGTGCTGGTGGTGCCGCTCGCGGTGGCGTTCCTCGCGCGCAAGAGCACCCCGTGGGTGTTCCGCGTGCTGTGCGCGGTGTCCGCGGTGCTGGCGGTGGTGGCCATCGTGCTGTCGCACTCGCGCGGCGGCTTCATTGGCCTCTCGGTGGCCATGGCCATGTGGGCCATCCGTGAGAAGCGCCGCATGCAGGCCATCGTGCTGGGCACGGTGTTCGTCGCGGGCCTCGCGGTGTTCGCGCCCAAGAGCTTCTGGGAGCGCAATGAGACGGTGGCGGCGTTCCACGAGGACGCGTCCGCCATGGGCCGCGTCTACGCGTGGCAGGTGGCCAGCCGCATGAGCCTGGACCGGCCGCTGCTGGGCGTGGGCGCGGGCGGCTTCCGCTACGCGTGGTTCCAGTACGCGCCGCCGGAGGCGCACCGCGCCTACGTGGCGCACAACATCTTCCTCGACGTCATCGGGGAGCTCGGGTGGGTGGGCCTCCTGTGCTTCCTGGTGTTCTCGGGGGGCGCCGTGGGCGGAGCCGCGGCTGCGTCCGCGGACACGGAGATGGGCTGGCTGGCGCGGGCGCTGTTGGCGTCGGTGGCGGGCTATCTCATCTGTGACTTGTTCTCGGGGTACATCCTGTCCGCGCACTGCTACGTGCTCTTCGGCCTGGCCGCGAGCGCGCACCGCATCGCGCAGGCACGGGAGCGCGCCCTGACGGTGGGGAGGCAGCCGGCGATGAAACCCGCGCCGGTGGCCACGTGGGAGGGGTCTGGGCATGCGGCGTGA